One genomic segment of Planctopirus limnophila DSM 3776 includes these proteins:
- a CDS encoding carbon storage regulator, which yields MLVLSRRPHESIRLTIPENLPPGTVIEITTLEVRANAVRIGLTAPRSVQIARSELVDESGVTSKEAPDE from the coding sequence ATGCTAGTCCTCTCCCGCAGACCGCATGAATCCATCCGCTTGACGATCCCTGAGAATCTTCCTCCTGGCACAGTGATTGAGATCACGACATTGGAAGTCAGGGCCAACGCCGTGAGGATTGGATTGACAGCACCTCGATCGGTGCAGATCGCCAGAAGCGAACTGGTTGACGAGTCAGGAGTCACCAGCAAGGAAGCTCCTGATGAGTAA